From Deinococcus yavapaiensis KR-236, one genomic window encodes:
- a CDS encoding ABC transporter permease, with the protein MIQFAVRRLFTTLPTLFIVTVLVFALVHLLPGDPARIMLGEGATPESVIALREKLGFDRSLPEQYLRWLADIARLDFGNSLRNLPVTTLIAEKLPITLELAVLSTLLSMVIAVPVGLFSALKPGGLLDRTLTLLALCGISLPTFFAGIILIYIFSVRLAWIPAGGYVSFFENPARNLTLMILPSVTLGAFSAAVLSRYMRSSMLEAMSQDYIRTAAAKGARTFTVVVKHGLRNALVPVVTALGLQLGTLLGGAVVTEQIFSVPGFGNLLVYSVYNRDFLVIQGLVLVIALAVFLVSFLVDLAYAAIDPRIRYQ; encoded by the coding sequence ATGATCCAGTTCGCCGTTCGCCGCCTGTTCACGACGCTGCCCACCCTGTTCATCGTGACAGTACTGGTCTTCGCACTCGTGCACCTGCTGCCCGGCGACCCGGCACGCATCATGCTCGGGGAAGGCGCCACGCCGGAATCGGTCATCGCCCTGCGCGAGAAACTCGGCTTCGACCGCTCCTTGCCCGAGCAGTACCTTCGGTGGCTCGCCGACATCGCTCGACTCGACTTCGGAAACAGCCTGCGCAACTTGCCCGTCACGACCTTGATCGCCGAGAAGCTTCCGATCACCCTCGAGCTCGCCGTCCTGTCCACCTTGCTGTCGATGGTGATCGCCGTGCCCGTCGGGTTGTTCAGCGCCCTCAAACCCGGCGGACTGCTCGACCGGACGTTGACGTTGCTGGCGTTGTGCGGCATCAGCTTGCCGACTTTCTTCGCCGGAATCATCCTGATCTACATCTTCAGCGTTCGTCTCGCTTGGATTCCGGCGGGCGGGTACGTCAGCTTCTTCGAAAACCCCGCGAGGAACTTGACGCTCATGATCTTGCCGAGCGTCACCCTCGGGGCCTTCTCGGCGGCGGTGCTGAGTCGGTACATGCGTTCGAGCATGCTCGAAGCCATGTCGCAAGATTACATTCGAACGGCCGCCGCCAAAGGCGCGAGGACCTTCACGGTCGTCGTCAAGCACGGTCTGCGCAACGCCCTCGTCCCGGTCGTGACCGCGCTGGGCTTGCAACTGGGCACGCTCTTGGGCGGCGCCGTCGTCACCGAACAGATCTTCAGCGTGCCGGGATTCGGGAACTTGCTGGTGTACTCCGTGTACAACCGTGACTTCCTCGTCATTCAAGGATTGGTGCTCGTCATCGCCTTGGCCGTCTTTCTCGTTAGTTTTCTCGTCGACCTCGCGTACGCCGCGATCGACCCGAGGATTCGATACCAATGA
- a CDS encoding ABC transporter substrate-binding protein, producing the protein MKKHLAATAICALLSLAAAETLVIGLNQDPPQLDPALATATSEYHVLRQMFDTLVGYDQKMRPIPAIAKSWKISPDGLTYTFNLRTGVKFHDGTNLDATAVKFSLDRNMTMDTSAQKGVLSTVKDVKVVNPTTVQITLKNTYSPLLAALGDVAGMIVSPTAAKKAGDKFTNQPVGSGPFSFVSRVTQDNITLEANKTYWNGAPKIDKLQFKPFPDGTVRMANLLSNAVQVILPVEPKDVEALKTNAKFKYMQLPTLGFRTIVFNTTRAPFNNKALREAVSATFDRAALSKVVFFNTEQPTGGPFAPGTAAYSTTIKVPKANLATAKQKLSSAQQPNLTFTLLTIARAPEDKMTQVLQAMAAQAGINMKIEQVEVGQYLQRVEKHDFDAVTMQWSGKADPDGNIYEFFLTNAYWNWSGYSDKSVDALLNQARNATSMADRRKAYTEALKKITADKPTEWLLQQSARVGMASNVDGVKVFPDGILRLKDVTVK; encoded by the coding sequence ATGAAAAAGCACCTTGCCGCCACTGCCATTTGCGCCTTGCTCAGCTTGGCCGCCGCCGAGACCCTCGTCATCGGCCTCAATCAAGACCCTCCGCAGCTCGATCCCGCCTTGGCGACCGCCACGTCCGAGTACCACGTGCTGCGGCAGATGTTCGACACCCTCGTCGGCTACGACCAGAAAATGCGGCCCATCCCCGCCATCGCCAAGTCCTGGAAGATCAGCCCGGACGGCTTGACGTACACCTTCAACTTGCGCACCGGCGTGAAGTTCCACGACGGAACGAATCTGGACGCGACCGCCGTGAAGTTCAGCCTCGACCGCAACATGACCATGGACACCAGCGCGCAAAAAGGCGTGCTGAGCACCGTCAAGGACGTGAAGGTCGTCAATCCCACCACCGTCCAGATCACTCTCAAGAACACCTACAGCCCGCTGCTCGCCGCTCTCGGAGACGTCGCCGGCATGATCGTCTCGCCGACCGCCGCGAAGAAAGCCGGGGACAAGTTCACCAACCAGCCCGTCGGAAGCGGCCCCTTCTCGTTCGTCAGCCGCGTCACCCAAGACAACATCACCTTGGAAGCCAACAAAACCTACTGGAATGGCGCGCCGAAAATCGACAAGCTGCAATTCAAGCCGTTCCCGGACGGGACGGTCCGAATGGCAAACTTGTTGTCCAACGCCGTGCAAGTCATCTTGCCCGTCGAACCCAAAGACGTCGAAGCGCTGAAGACCAACGCGAAGTTCAAGTACATGCAACTGCCGACCCTGGGGTTCCGCACCATCGTCTTCAACACCACGCGGGCGCCGTTCAACAACAAAGCCCTGCGTGAAGCGGTCTCCGCCACGTTCGACCGCGCCGCGCTCAGCAAGGTCGTGTTCTTCAACACCGAGCAACCCACCGGCGGCCCCTTCGCGCCGGGCACGGCCGCGTACAGCACGACCATCAAAGTTCCCAAAGCCAACCTCGCCACGGCCAAGCAGAAGTTGAGCTCGGCGCAGCAACCGAACTTGACGTTCACCTTGCTGACCATCGCGCGCGCCCCCGAAGACAAGATGACGCAAGTGCTGCAAGCGATGGCCGCGCAGGCGGGCATCAACATGAAAATCGAGCAGGTGGAGGTCGGTCAGTACCTGCAACGCGTCGAAAAGCACGATTTCGACGCCGTCACGATGCAGTGGAGCGGCAAAGCCGATCCTGACGGCAACATCTACGAGTTCTTCCTCACGAACGCCTACTGGAACTGGTCCGGATACAGCGACAAGAGCGTCGACGCGCTTCTCAATCAAGCGCGCAACGCGACCAGCATGGCCGATCGCCGCAAAGCGTACACGGAAGCCTTGAAGAAAATCACGGCGGACAAACCCACCGAGTGGCTGCTGCAACAATCCGCGCGCGTCGGCATGGCCAGCAACGTCGACGGCGTCAAGGTCTTCCCGGACGGCATCTTGCGCTTGAAAGACGTGACCGTGAAATGA
- a CDS encoding amidohydrolase family protein, with the protein MPVALRTGTLLDGSGNAPIQNAVVLIDGERITGVLRQHETPPPNYTLIDASRFTVTPGLIDVHVHILGSGDPHEDAFFTAGASTTLPDFTLECYKNALSSLHAGWTTLRDCACRDYADIAVRNAINAGKLVGPRLWTCGLGITSTAGHMDFEKFLAPHVTSGSPTALADDPTEGRKAVRQNLRYDVDFIKINATLTEHVRRYGMRCSPEMTRETMQAIIDEAHMHHRKVTAHCYGGEGATWAIEAGVDGIEHGFFLTDEQLDMMAERGTVLCPTLSVTGRFRELGPEAMDKPHFAAWRDKAIDAAWDTTARARAHGVQIICGSDASMPGVRHGGNGYELQMLVEAGLSAMDALVSATSGAAKALDIPDVGVIAPGHYADLVVVDGDPSLDITVLQDLQRVPLVIKGGEIVADRRTAVPHSVVAAD; encoded by the coding sequence ATGCCAGTCGCCCTGCGCACGGGAACCCTGCTCGACGGAAGTGGCAACGCCCCCATCCAAAACGCGGTCGTCCTCATCGACGGTGAACGCATCACGGGCGTTCTACGCCAGCACGAGACGCCTCCACCGAACTACACGCTGATCGACGCGTCCCGCTTCACGGTCACGCCGGGCCTCATCGACGTGCACGTCCACATCCTCGGCAGCGGCGACCCGCACGAGGACGCCTTCTTCACCGCCGGAGCGTCCACGACCCTGCCCGACTTCACGCTGGAGTGCTACAAAAACGCCTTGAGCTCCTTGCACGCCGGCTGGACGACTCTGCGCGACTGCGCCTGCCGCGACTACGCCGACATCGCCGTTCGCAACGCCATCAACGCCGGGAAGCTCGTCGGACCGCGCTTGTGGACGTGCGGGCTAGGCATCACCAGCACCGCCGGACACATGGACTTCGAGAAATTCCTCGCGCCTCACGTGACGTCGGGCAGTCCCACGGCGCTCGCCGACGATCCCACCGAGGGTCGCAAAGCCGTTCGTCAAAACCTGCGCTACGACGTCGACTTCATCAAGATCAACGCGACCTTGACCGAGCACGTGCGGCGTTACGGCATGCGTTGCTCGCCCGAGATGACGCGGGAAACCATGCAGGCCATCATCGACGAAGCGCACATGCACCACCGTAAAGTCACGGCCCACTGTTACGGGGGCGAAGGCGCGACGTGGGCGATCGAGGCGGGCGTCGACGGCATCGAGCACGGATTCTTCCTCACCGACGAGCAGCTCGACATGATGGCCGAGCGAGGCACCGTCTTGTGCCCGACCCTCAGCGTCACCGGCCGATTCCGCGAACTCGGTCCCGAAGCGATGGACAAACCGCACTTCGCCGCGTGGCGCGACAAAGCGATCGACGCCGCCTGGGACACCACGGCGCGCGCCCGCGCGCACGGCGTGCAAATCATCTGCGGCTCGGACGCGTCCATGCCCGGCGTGCGCCACGGCGGTAACGGCTACGAACTCCAGATGCTCGTCGAAGCGGGCCTCAGCGCCATGGACGCCTTGGTGAGCGCCACGAGCGGCGCCGCGAAAGCGCTCGACATTCCCGACGTCGGCGTCATCGCGCCCGGACACTACGCCGACCTCGTCGTGGTCGACGGCGATCCGTCGCTTGACATCACCGTCTTGCAAGACCTGCAACGCGTTCCGCTCGTCATCAAAGGCGGCGAGATCGTCGCGGACCGCCGCACGGCCGTACCGCACTCCGTAGTCGCCGCCGATTGA
- a CDS encoding GntR family transcriptional regulator → MTSIATDITIDRSLAVPLAAQLRAQIEYGIVYGKIPRGGRLPPVRELAAQLDISLVTVAQVYKELQQKGLIVSTPGRGTYVADHADIDKLLTLHQLVERSLRDLKRQAHELGLSTPDVRHAIEHKLHVLSDAHQLRVSFVGIFRGVSQSYVQDLRRQLNTDLHIDVVTLQELHDNAALLDDLANADLIITFRHRETEVRQLLSAPVPVVSIQFIPSKATRMALAALEPDTRLALVTILPEFLPVLKAGVGTFASHIFDVRASARGLDDLDDVLRWADVVVYASGSEALIAALPEQTRRFEYLHSPDPASVQGTLAPILQQLAPDFASTSKS, encoded by the coding sequence ATGACCTCCATCGCCACGGACATCACCATCGACCGTTCCCTCGCGGTGCCCTTGGCGGCCCAACTGCGAGCGCAAATCGAATACGGCATCGTCTACGGCAAGATTCCGCGCGGCGGGCGCCTGCCGCCCGTACGTGAACTCGCCGCCCAACTCGACATCTCGCTGGTCACCGTGGCGCAGGTGTACAAAGAACTCCAGCAAAAAGGCTTGATCGTCTCGACGCCCGGCCGAGGCACCTACGTCGCCGATCACGCCGACATCGACAAGTTGCTCACCCTTCACCAACTCGTCGAACGCAGCTTGCGCGACTTGAAACGCCAAGCGCACGAACTCGGATTGAGTACGCCCGACGTGCGACACGCCATCGAACACAAACTGCACGTCCTGAGCGACGCGCATCAACTTCGCGTGTCCTTCGTCGGCATCTTCCGCGGCGTCTCCCAATCGTACGTCCAAGACCTGCGGCGCCAATTGAACACCGATCTCCACATCGACGTCGTCACGCTTCAGGAACTGCACGACAACGCCGCCCTCCTCGACGACCTCGCGAACGCCGACTTGATCATCACGTTTCGCCACCGGGAAACGGAGGTGCGGCAACTGCTCTCCGCGCCCGTTCCCGTCGTATCGATCCAGTTCATACCTTCCAAGGCGACGCGGATGGCCCTGGCGGCCCTTGAACCCGACACCCGGCTCGCGCTCGTGACCATCCTCCCGGAGTTTCTTCCCGTGCTCAAAGCGGGCGTCGGAACGTTCGCGTCCCACATCTTCGACGTTCGCGCCTCGGCCCGCGGACTCGACGACCTCGACGACGTGCTTCGCTGGGCGGACGTCGTCGTCTACGCTTCGGGCTCGGAAGCCTTGATCGCCGCGCTGCCCGAGCAAACGCGCCGCTTCGAATACCTGCACAGCCCCGACCCGGCCTCCGTTCAAGGCACGCTCGCGCCGATCCTGCAACAACTGGCTCCCGACTTCGCTTCGACGTCCAAGTCCTGA
- a CDS encoding MBL fold metallo-hydrolase → MTFRRFTHQNTVASISLDEFTVVLLGTGTPRAYPGAAKPAVAVVVAGRVLLFDCGADTTRQLIDSGLMPQRVHDVFFTHHHYDHNAGFPDLFISSWRTHVGVIAGRAVPMRVYGPDNTRAVIGRFHDALEYDIALRVSYNRSDEAGAHVEYVEGNNAVLLDEDGVRVTSFEVDHRPAHPAVGYAIEFAGRKVVISGDTRPTPNLTRHARHADVLVQDAYNEAWLLEVRDDNPDLAVQVMNPAKYHTTTLQAADLAREADVAHLVLTHHIPVPLTTQEAEAAYTAGMRDRYAGRITVGRDLMRISMW, encoded by the coding sequence ATGACGTTTCGCCGCTTCACCCATCAAAACACCGTCGCTTCCATCTCGCTGGACGAGTTCACGGTCGTGCTGCTCGGAACCGGCACGCCGCGCGCCTACCCAGGCGCGGCCAAACCCGCTGTCGCCGTCGTCGTGGCGGGCCGGGTGCTACTGTTCGACTGCGGCGCCGACACCACGCGGCAGCTCATCGACAGCGGCCTGATGCCTCAGCGCGTGCACGACGTGTTCTTCACCCACCACCATTACGATCACAACGCGGGTTTTCCGGACTTGTTCATCAGCAGTTGGCGCACTCACGTCGGCGTCATCGCGGGGCGTGCCGTGCCGATGCGCGTGTACGGCCCGGACAACACCCGCGCCGTCATCGGCCGCTTTCACGACGCGCTCGAGTACGACATCGCCCTTCGCGTCTCGTACAACCGTTCGGACGAGGCGGGCGCGCACGTCGAGTACGTCGAAGGCAACAACGCCGTTTTGCTCGACGAGGACGGCGTGCGCGTCACGTCGTTCGAAGTCGATCACCGTCCGGCACATCCCGCTGTCGGATACGCGATCGAATTCGCCGGGCGTAAAGTCGTGATTTCGGGTGACACGCGGCCCACGCCCAACCTCACGCGGCACGCTCGGCACGCAGACGTGCTGGTGCAAGACGCGTACAACGAAGCCTGGCTGCTCGAAGTGCGGGACGACAATCCCGACTTGGCGGTGCAGGTCATGAACCCCGCCAAGTACCACACCACCACCTTGCAAGCCGCCGACCTCGCGCGCGAGGCGGACGTCGCGCATCTCGTGCTGACGCACCACATTCCCGTGCCCCTGACGACGCAGGAAGCGGAAGCCGCCTACACGGCGGGCATGCGGGATCGATATGCGGGACGGATCACCGTGGGCAGAGACTTGATGCGGATCTCCATGTGGTAG
- a CDS encoding acyltransferase family protein: MAIISVVVLHCLLAVPGPNALINIALVQALKFGTISFFVIGGYLFGRQNPHDSETYLRRRLTTLLSPWAFWAVVYLLFSLMRDASFEGVPVVHPPAPAYLLAKARWLLFETGYWFVPNFFVTQCLVTILWRKKQPLWLLAAAFLFSTIYALNIYTNWTSLPNHSEALLGFLPFMLLGVLAAKNAQKVEEVARKTSWWIVGVLCAGPFLAGVLEGWFLHVHEGLDLGASMNTLRLSNQLYSLAVLFGLYKLFLTRPRWKLDGRQLTYGVHLVHQPILEAVAILPFSYYFANYTLVYTFASHWMPGVVAHLLTWGVFSGTTYAASTMLATLIARSHWSGLIGIRTRQVPRQAITARLESEAGPAPAQH; encoded by the coding sequence GTGGCAATCATTTCGGTCGTCGTCTTGCATTGCCTCCTCGCCGTGCCCGGCCCGAACGCCTTGATCAACATCGCCCTCGTCCAAGCCCTCAAATTCGGCACCATCAGCTTCTTCGTCATCGGCGGCTACCTTTTCGGCCGACAGAACCCTCACGACAGTGAAACGTACCTTCGGCGGCGCTTGACGACCCTCTTGTCTCCATGGGCGTTTTGGGCGGTGGTTTATCTCCTCTTCAGCCTCATGCGTGACGCGAGTTTTGAAGGCGTCCCGGTCGTTCATCCCCCGGCCCCCGCGTATCTGCTTGCCAAAGCCCGATGGCTCCTTTTCGAGACGGGCTACTGGTTCGTCCCGAACTTCTTCGTCACCCAATGCCTCGTCACCATTCTTTGGCGCAAGAAGCAGCCGTTGTGGTTGCTCGCCGCCGCCTTCCTTTTCTCGACGATCTACGCCTTGAACATCTACACGAATTGGACTTCGCTTCCGAATCACTCCGAAGCCCTGCTCGGCTTCCTGCCGTTCATGCTCCTGGGCGTCTTGGCGGCGAAGAACGCGCAGAAGGTCGAAGAGGTCGCCAGGAAAACGTCATGGTGGATCGTCGGCGTTCTGTGTGCCGGCCCCTTTCTGGCGGGCGTCTTAGAAGGTTGGTTCCTCCACGTGCATGAAGGGCTCGATCTTGGCGCGAGCATGAACACCCTACGGCTCAGCAACCAGTTGTACTCGCTGGCCGTACTCTTCGGGCTGTACAAGTTGTTCTTGACGCGTCCCCGGTGGAAGCTGGACGGGCGGCAGCTGACGTACGGCGTGCACTTGGTGCACCAACCGATTCTCGAGGCCGTCGCGATCTTGCCGTTCTCTTACTACTTCGCCAATTACACGCTCGTCTACACGTTCGCATCGCACTGGATGCCCGGTGTCGTGGCGCATCTTCTGACGTGGGGAGTCTTTTCGGGAACCACGTACGCGGCTTCCACCATGCTCGCCACCTTGATCGCAAGAAGTCATTGGTCCGGCTTGATCGGCATCCGCACGCGACAAGTGCCGCGTCAAGCGATCACGGCTCGCCTTGAAAGTGAAGCGGGGCCCGCGCCAGCACAGCATTGA
- a CDS encoding SGNH/GDSL hydrolase family protein, with protein MQDDDRNDCHVPNVGDIVEATGGRDNRLHRFIIVLKIGFVFSKSRSLEVPTFCGRNLFSMHNPWRLLALTSLLTTTCDALPVTTPIPSTCRISSTAIDFPKVRTTRASKRPVRIVAFGSSSTAGTGASKPSLAYPARLQTMLQKAWGTNSVLVLNKGVGGNTLFDLMARRQRDVYALKPDLVIVQTSLNDARANVDVEKFHAQFSLLVRELRARKIDVLIMDGQYVPEATRPQRYGLYLQATWEVVVNQHVPIYPRYTKMIQLMSLDGFKQTDLLASDELHPNDFMYDCTATGLADMIRKGAK; from the coding sequence ATGCAAGACGACGACCGAAATGATTGCCACGTGCCGAATGTTGGCGACATAGTTGAGGCGACCGGGGGACGCGACAATCGACTTCACCGTTTCATCATAGTTCTTAAGATAGGTTTTGTGTTCTCGAAGTCGCGCTCCCTCGAAGTTCCGACCTTCTGTGGGCGTAACCTGTTTTCGATGCACAATCCATGGCGGCTCTTGGCGCTCACCTCTCTCCTCACGACAACTTGCGACGCCTTACCGGTGACGACGCCAATTCCGTCCACCTGCCGTATCTCCTCGACGGCCATCGACTTTCCCAAGGTCAGGACCACTCGAGCCTCGAAACGACCTGTTCGCATCGTGGCGTTCGGAAGTTCGTCCACGGCCGGCACCGGTGCTTCCAAGCCAAGCCTTGCCTACCCCGCCCGACTTCAAACGATGCTGCAAAAGGCGTGGGGGACGAACAGCGTCTTGGTTTTGAACAAAGGCGTTGGTGGAAACACGCTTTTCGACCTGATGGCTCGACGTCAACGAGACGTGTACGCCTTGAAGCCCGACCTTGTCATCGTGCAAACCAGCCTCAACGACGCGAGGGCGAACGTCGACGTCGAGAAATTCCACGCGCAGTTCAGTCTGCTCGTACGAGAGCTTCGCGCACGTAAAATCGACGTCCTGATCATGGATGGTCAGTACGTACCGGAAGCGACCCGTCCACAGCGCTATGGTCTGTACCTGCAAGCCACGTGGGAAGTCGTGGTGAATCAACACGTGCCGATCTACCCTCGTTACACCAAAATGATTCAATTGATGAGCTTGGACGGCTTCAAGCAAACGGATTTGCTCGCATCGGACGAGTTGCATCCAAATGACTTCATGTACGACTGTACGGCCACCGGCCTCGCCGACATGATCCGGAAAGGCGCGAAGTAA
- a CDS encoding sensor histidine kinase, with amino-acid sequence MSMNTTAPLPLDEERRLAALERLAILDTPPEAAFDRVATLACDLLGVSAGLVNFVARDRQWGKACIRTNDSEAARAHSFCAWTILDDEPHVVPDTLDDDRFRDNPMVMGAPHIRAYLGVPLHAEDGARVGSLCVIHDTPRVFADREVATLQALGAMLDSELTLRETTRKAQALAVELAARNDALDAFTYSVSHDLRAPVRQVLSFATLARRALTKGDSGKVDTLLRTTVEAAEHANTLIDDLLRLSKLDFAPLNLQDVDVTAITREVIGTLDDESRSVAWHVHDLGHVHSDAAFVRLVLTVLLANALKYTRPRDLAEIHVTRTDTSNKASFTVRDNGVGFDPRYAHKLFGVFQRLHRAEDFEGTGVGLTIARRATERLGGTLEGSGQLNEGATFTFTLPRSKLDGR; translated from the coding sequence ATGTCCATGAACACCACCGCTCCCTTGCCGCTCGACGAGGAACGCCGCTTGGCGGCCCTCGAACGCCTTGCCATCCTCGACACTCCTCCCGAAGCCGCGTTCGATCGCGTCGCGACCTTGGCATGCGATCTGCTCGGCGTTTCCGCCGGTCTCGTCAACTTCGTCGCGCGAGACCGCCAGTGGGGCAAAGCCTGCATTCGCACGAACGACAGCGAGGCGGCGCGCGCGCACTCGTTTTGCGCGTGGACGATTCTCGACGACGAACCGCACGTGGTACCCGACACCCTCGACGACGACCGCTTTCGCGACAACCCCATGGTCATGGGCGCGCCGCATATTCGCGCTTACCTCGGCGTGCCGCTCCACGCGGAAGACGGCGCGCGCGTCGGGTCGCTGTGCGTCATTCACGACACGCCGCGCGTTTTCGCCGACCGTGAAGTCGCCACCTTGCAAGCTCTCGGGGCGATGCTCGACTCCGAACTCACCCTGCGCGAAACCACCCGCAAAGCGCAGGCGCTCGCCGTGGAGCTCGCCGCGCGCAACGACGCCCTCGACGCGTTCACGTACAGCGTTTCGCACGACCTTCGCGCGCCCGTCCGGCAAGTCCTCAGCTTCGCGACGCTCGCGCGACGCGCCCTCACGAAAGGTGACTCCGGGAAGGTCGACACGCTGTTGAGAACCACCGTCGAAGCGGCAGAGCACGCGAACACCCTCATCGACGACTTGCTGCGCTTGTCGAAGCTCGACTTTGCGCCCTTGAATCTACAAGACGTCGACGTCACCGCCATCACACGCGAGGTCATCGGCACGCTCGACGACGAGTCGCGTTCCGTGGCCTGGCACGTGCACGACCTCGGACATGTGCACAGCGACGCGGCCTTCGTGCGGCTCGTGCTCACCGTGCTGCTCGCGAACGCCTTGAAGTACACACGTCCCCGTGACCTCGCCGAAATTCACGTCACGCGCACGGACACGTCGAACAAGGCGTCGTTCACGGTGCGGGACAACGGCGTCGGCTTCGATCCGCGTTACGCGCACAAACTCTTCGGAGTCTTCCAGCGGCTGCACCGCGCCGAGGACTTCGAAGGCACCGGGGTCGGCTTGACCATCGCGCGCCGCGCCACCGAACGCCTCGGCGGCACCCTCGAGGGCAGCGGTCAACTCAACGAAGGGGCGACGTTCACGTTCACCTTGCCGCGCTCCAAGCTCGACGGTCGTTGA
- a CDS encoding benzoate/H(+) symporter BenE family transporter, with translation MRPLPLSAVMAGLIAVLVSAASNLPLFVQMFGAVHFTPEQSVSSLASMYVALAVTGAGLCLVFRAPIILGWNTAGLAVLIAEGARLTPGEVVGALLLAAALLALFGLTGLFDWIARHLPPPLAAALLAGVLLPFVLRGLTAIPTSPALLMPMLGAYLIGRAFAPRWAVPLALLAGLSAAVLTGDVHLGGAHLPMHFTFIEPGFSVRAFAAVTVPSVLLAVASQHLPGLAILSASGYRDVPPRPLVGLTGLAGLLAAPFGSITLNLGAITAAICTGPDAHPNPAKRYIAGLTCAAGYLALGLNAGVVLGLVGVLPGPLLQGLAGLALLGPLLMGREGTMVAEPRWREAALLTLVVTASGFAWLGLSAPVWGLGLGWSLAAARSWRERRAVLEEPR, from the coding sequence TTGAGACCTTTGCCCCTCTCGGCCGTCATGGCCGGACTGATCGCAGTGCTCGTCAGCGCCGCAAGCAACCTTCCGCTGTTCGTGCAGATGTTCGGGGCCGTGCACTTCACGCCCGAGCAGTCCGTCAGCAGTCTCGCCAGCATGTACGTCGCCCTGGCCGTGACCGGGGCGGGCTTGTGCCTGGTGTTCCGCGCGCCCATCATCCTCGGCTGGAACACCGCCGGGCTCGCCGTCCTCATCGCCGAGGGCGCCCGCCTGACGCCCGGGGAGGTCGTAGGGGCGTTGCTGCTCGCGGCCGCCTTGCTCGCCCTGTTCGGCCTCACGGGCCTCTTCGACTGGATCGCCCGCCACCTGCCGCCTCCGCTGGCGGCCGCCCTGCTCGCCGGTGTCCTGCTGCCGTTCGTCCTGCGCGGCCTCACGGCCATTCCCACGTCTCCCGCGCTCCTGATGCCCATGCTGGGCGCGTACCTGATCGGCCGGGCGTTCGCACCCCGCTGGGCCGTACCGCTGGCGCTCCTCGCCGGTCTGAGCGCCGCGGTCCTCACGGGCGACGTGCATCTCGGCGGCGCCCACCTTCCGATGCACTTCACCTTCATCGAGCCCGGCTTCAGCGTCCGGGCGTTCGCGGCCGTCACGGTGCCGAGCGTGCTGTTGGCGGTCGCCTCGCAACATCTGCCGGGCCTCGCCATCCTGAGCGCCAGCGGCTACCGCGACGTTCCGCCGCGGCCGCTGGTGGGGCTGACGGGATTGGCAGGGTTGTTGGCCGCGCCGTTCGGAAGCATCACCTTGAATCTGGGCGCCATCACCGCCGCCATCTGCACCGGCCCCGACGCGCACCCGAATCCCGCCAAACGCTATATCGCCGGGTTGACGTGCGCCGCCGGGTACCTCGCGCTGGGATTGAACGCCGGGGTCGTGCTGGGATTGGTCGGCGTTCTTCCAGGGCCGTTGCTTCAGGGCTTGGCGGGTTTGGCTCTGCTGGGGCCGCTGTTGATGGGCCGTGAAGGCACCATGGTCGCCGAGCCGCGCTGGCGCGAGGCGGCGCTTTTGACGCTGGTCGTGACGGCGTCCGGATTTGCCTGGCTGGGCCTGAGCGCTCCCGTGTG